DNA from bacterium:
TCTTTGCCGATTTAGATATTATACCTATGTGGATTCCGATTTTTATGATGTCGAGAGGTTTCATTACAGATGCGATGAGAAGCCAAGCTTTGACCAAAGGTAAAACAGCATTTGGCGAGAACACTATGATGGTTACGCATCTTGGAAAATTCTTAGTTTCCGGACGCTTTATGCGGGCATTTTACGGAGTCATTAAAGGTATTACATTTCCTTATCTGATTTTTTTGACAATTTTTACTGAGAAAGTCCTTCACAATGCGGATCTTGGCCAGCTGGCATGGCTCACGCCTCACGCAGCCTTGACCGGAACAGCACTTTCAATCTTTACCGCCGTTGTCAGTCTTGTTCGCGGATTACCAGTACTGATAGAAGGACGGCATTTATTTACTAACAATTCATGAAAATTGCTTTTTTTGATATCGATGGCACTTTAACACGCTCTTCAACTGAACGTAAATTTATACGGTTTTTGTTCTCTACCCATTCGATTTCAGTTTGGACATTTGCATGGTCGGCATTGTTATTTTTTTTAACCCGATTAGCCGTCTCTTCTGCACAATGGAAAGAATTTAAAAGATATCTTAAGAATTTTCCATCGGAAAGAATTGAATATTTAGCGGCAGAATGTTTTAAAAAATTTATAGAAAAAGATTTTCACGACGATATTCTCAATGACTTGCAAAGACGCCGTAATGAAGGCTATACAATAGTTCTTTTAAGCGGTTCGATCAGGCCGCTTGTAAACGCTATTGCTAATTTTTTTAAGATCACTGAAGTCATTTGTTGTGAATTGGAAAACATCCATGGAAAATACAATGGAAAGATTATCGGGCTTCATCCGTACGGTCTTAATAAAAAAATCCTGGCGGAATCATTTTGCGATAAACATGGTACGAAATTGCAAGATGCGGCTGCTTATGCCAATGATTACTCTGACCATTATCTTCTTGATTCAGTAGGCGAAGCAATTGCCGTATTTCCTGATCCAAAACTAAAATTTTTAGCGCTTAAAAAAAATTGGAAAATCATTGAATAGAGTTGCTATGACCGTATATCTGCTTGTTCCAAATGAATATTCCATTGATGCCCGTATTTATGGGTTATCACTGATTGAAAGAATGATTCGGCAATTCCATGAGTTGAAAGTTAATCAAATAATCGTGGTTAATGATTCTACGTTTGAAAACGATCGCTTAAGTCGTCGTAAGAATTTGACGTTCATACCATTTCAAAACTTAAAAGAACATTTACAGAAAAACTCGTCCGAACTTGTATGGTTAATGGATGTACAATCTGTTATCGACGATCGATTACTACGTTTTGCCTTTGAGAAGAATGGTAATGTTGTTCTAAAAACCCACACTGAAAATTCCCCGATCGCATTAAAATTGACTAAAAGTACATTCCAGCCAATCATTCCCAGCCTTGATGATTTTCAGTCGTTGCAGCTCGCTGTTCAGCAACTTGAAAATAAAAATATTTTTTTTAAAATGACTCCGACAAATGTTGATTCTTATATTGAAGACCTGCGCCTAGATTGCGTCCCCTATTTCGTAAAAATTGAATCGTCTTCCGATTTACGTGCAATTGAAAATTTGATGTACGAAGCCAATTTTAAAGGGACAATGGATTTTATTGCGACTTACATTTACAAATATCCGGTCCGTGAAATCACACGATGGCTGAGCCTTTATCCTTTTATCACTCCTAATTTCGTCACAACGCTTAGTATCATCGCGTCTTTTGCTATCCCTGCGCTATTTGCATTGGGTGAAATCGGTTGGGCCGTTATTGTCGGCTGGTCAATGTTTATTTTAGATTCAGTCGATGGCAAACTTGCCCGTCTGACAGTTCGGCTTAGTAAAACGGCCGGTATCATCGAACATGCTACCAGTTCTCCGGCAATTTTTTTATGGTTTGGTACGCTAGGCTGGCATTTTTCTAACGGACAATTATTAAATTTTTCGGATACTAGCGTAGAATCGGCATGGACTTTGATGGCTTTATATTGGATCGACAAATCGATTAACGGTTTTTTTAAAGCAAAATATAAGCGTGATATCTATGACATTCGTCAAATTGACCGATTATTCCATCTTGTGGCATGCCGACGCGCCATTATCATGCTAATTATTACAATAGGTTATTTAGCTCAAAATCCGCGTGAAAGCTTTAATTTTGCCGCTCTCTGGATGATCGTAACTTTTATTTTTCATTTATACCGGTACGTCTGGATCCGATTTATTAAACCTTCATAGTGTGAAAAATAAATAACACTGTGATGATACGTCACGTTTTGTAAACTGAAGTTGGAGCCCGCTTTATGTCAGCTGAGCCGATCACTCACGCAATTATATTGGCTTACAATGCAACCTCTGACGGCACGCAATTCGATGCCCGATATGGCGGTGAAACCATTTTGAATCGCGCGCTGGTTGCTATGTCCAAGTCTGGAATTAAAAGCGTGTCAATACTTTGTAATAGCTCTGACAAAAATCGAATCGAAAAACAAATCGGATCGGTTCGTCACCGGTTAACTCTTGACTACTCTATCTTTGAATCCAATAATGGATTATCTCATATCATTGCAGATATTGCAGGAAAGTGGAATCAGCGATTTCTATTGTTTAATGCTGATATTTTAGTGCATCCGACATTTCTCAATCAAACCGTTCACATGCAAAGCGATTGCGGCTTGGTGTGTTACAAAGATGTTCGTATTAACAATCACAAAATCCATTTTACTGAAACATTTACTGAAAAATTCAAAGTCGTTTTTGAGCATCCCGAAAAATTGCGTCGATTCGATTTTACTAAATTAAAGTCGCTTGAATTCACTGAACCGATAATGAGTCATACCGTTACGGATGAACTGAACTTAAACTATGCAAGCGATGGTGTTTTTAGTACTGATGTTCTGATAGTATCGCCTGCTTCGTTAAAATCTGCTGGACAATATTCTGAGTGGGACGAATTGGTAAAGAAGCTGCATTCTATGAAGATACTTCAATTACTATTCGTTAAAGACGCTTGGTGGTTGCGAGTTTATCCTGGTATCAGCGACCATCATATCAAGAATTTTTTCTGGAAGATTGCTTTTAAAGATGTGAGCGGTGAATTTTCAAAAATTGTCAATTCAAAATTTTCTAAGCCGCTTTCATTTTTTTTCGCACGTATGGGCGTTGCTCCCAACACCTTGAGCGCTGCGCAAATGATTTTGTATGTTTTAGCGTCACTGTTGTTGTTTATCAATGCTCACTGGGCAATCATCGCTTTTGCAATTATCTGGCAGTTTTCAGCAGGTGTGTTGGATCGGTGTGACGGTGAAACGGCACGGATCCGGAATTACGAATCAGAAGGCGGCGCTAAATTCGACGTTTTGGTTGATGACTTGCGTTTCGGAATTCCATTCATCGTCCTGACATTCGAATGTTATATTGAATCCGGCTTTAATTTTATTTTTCCAGTAACGGCATTTTTATGTATTGGCGGATTTTTGGCAATCGCTTTTAAAGAGTTAGCCAACATGCGGAAAGCCGGCTATCAAAGTCGTCAATTTCTGGCGGCTGACATTTTCAGGATGATGGGACAGGAAACAGCTTCGACTAAACTTGCTCAAAAAATTCGTCCCTTTTTCAAAGGTGATATCCGGACATTTTACATCTCCATCATTGCGCTTTTCGGTGTTAAAACACTTGTTTTTTGGGTGTTGGGAGGTAATATTATATTTATGGGAGTCATGGGGCTTGCCTCAATAATTCAGATTAAAAAATTAGTTCATTTTAAACTTACGCATAAAGGTTAGCGGCGTCATGGAAAAGACAAAAGACAAAGAACGAGTCAACGATATCCTTCTCGGACCGCTGGAACGTCCGGCATTGTTGTGGCTGTCAGAACGTATGCCGGCATGGGTCACTCCGGATGTATTGACGGTTATCGGCATCATGGCTACATTAATTATTACCGGAAGTTACTATTTGTCCAATTTTGAAAAAAATTTTTTATGGCTGGCTAATTTTGGTTTTATACTCAATTGGTTTGGCGATTCATTAGACGGCAGCGTTGCGCGTTTCCGGCATATTGAACGTCCGAAATACGGCTATTTCGTCGATCACGCGGTAGATGCTTTTAGTTCAACAGCTATTTGCATTGGGTTGGGAATCTCTCCGTATGTGGGTTTTACGTACGGCCTCCTAGCATTGATCGGATATTTGTTGATGTCCATTTACGTTTACTTATCGACCAACGTTACCGGAGTTTTTAAAATTTCTTACGGAAAAATCGGCCCAACAGAAATCAGAGTTCTGTATATGAGCGTGAACGCAGTATTTTATTTTGTCAACAATTTCAGCGTCACCATCGGATCATTTACCATTATGTTTTTTGACCTGATCGCACTGGTTGTTGCCATTGCATTGTTCTTTTATTTTGCCTTTTTCACAATTAAAACCATTTCCGAACTGGCGATAATCGATCCTCCTGGCGTTAAAAAATCGTAGTTATTAATGAAAGGCGTGATGTATTATGTCTATTGTATTTGTCAACATCCTTATGGCAATTATTTTTGCGCTCATCCCGAATTATGAGCCAATACCAGAAAATGATGTTATTTTGATCGAAGACTTTTCAAAAGGAACTACAGGGCAATTTCCACAGGGCTGGGGCTGGGTCGAAGGCCTTAAAGTAAAAAAAATATCCGAAGCGGCAGCGGGTCAAGTACCTTATGTCATCGCAGAGGAAAATGGAAATAAATTTCTGCATGCAGATGATACCGGACAGGCCATCACTATTGTCAGCGAAAAAAAATGGAATGTCAAAAAATATCCCTGTCTTAGTTGGCGGTGGCGTATACGGGAATTTCCAAAGGGCGCTAATGAAAAATTAAAAGGCAAAGGCGACAGCGCAGCGGGCTTATATATTACTTATTATGTTTCTTTTTTCGGAATTCCAAAAAGCATTAAATATATTTGGAGCAATGAAGTGCCATTATGCGATACGTTTCGCCGGGAAGGAACGGGTAAAGCCACTATGACCGTAGTTGAAAGCGGAATGGGAAAAAAAGATGTATGGGTAACCGAGACCATCAATATTTATGAACATTACAAAAAAGTTTTTGGAGAATATCCGCCGGACGAAGTCGTAGGTATTGCTATCCGCACTGACGCCGATGGAACCGGTTCACGCGCTATTGCCGACTATGACGATATTAAAGTCATGAAATCCTGTAATGGACAATGCGAATAAAACTTAGAATTCAATAACACTCTAATAAAAAAACCCGTTTCGAAAAATCGAAACGGGTTTTTTTACCTAACCTAAACCAAGGATCAGAACTTAATACCCACCGAAAAGCGATGAGTTGCATCGAGTTGTCCCACGTCCATGTAACCATAATCGAAAGTGACACCTAAATCATCATTAAATTTATAATCCAACCCACCGCCAAAAGTCAAACCAGCCGTTGCGGCTTTGCTCGTGCGATAATCGCGATTACGTTTTAGGGTTGACGTATAGCCAACACGTGCAAAAAACATGTTTTGAAAACCGTATTCGGCACCGAAATTAGTGCGGTTAGCCTGAAAACTATTTATATTTTGTTCCAAAATACCAGTAATAGAATTTTGTTCGTTACGATATAATTCCATACTAGCGCCAAAATTGACAGCCGCAGGTAACTCAAACGGCTCAGAACCAAACTTTAGAAAGGATTGCTGGCCTGAAATAGGATCCGTTGTATTGCGCACTAATCCATCACCATTATATATTGATTGAGGGCCAATATTGGTTGCAGCAAAGCCTAATTTAAGCCCTCGATAACCAGTATTGTAGGTGAAACCAAAATCAAACGCAAAAGCCGATGCTGAAACTTGGTCAATGGCTGAATTAAGAAACTTCACCGTCAAACCGCCGCTTACACGATCCGTAATTTGCTTTGAATAAGTAAATCCAAGTGCTAAATCATATGGTGTGTAATTTCCCAAACCTCCGTTCGGATTGGTTTCACTTGTTTTTTCAATTGACCCATAGCTTAAATAATTAAAACTCAAACCGAACACACCTGTTTCTCCCATAGGAAAACTGACTGCAGCGTAGTTCGATGTAATACCGGCAAAATGATTCAAATATGAAAAAGTAAAAGTTGCCCGGTCTGCACTCGATACATTAGCCGGATTCCAATAAATAGCGCTTGCACCGCTGCTATTGGTAAGCCCGGTTGTTCCTAGTGCGGTCTCACGAGCACCCAATGGAACGTGAAGAAACATAAAACCTGCTTCACCACGTTTTTCTTCACCAGCAAAAACTGATGCAGTCCACAACAATAAATATGTTATGGCTATAACTCTTTGTTTCATAAAATTCTCCTTAAAATTTTAACAACTTGTTGGGAGCACATTAATGCTCCCAACAATGGACAGCTGTCTTTTATTGAATATCCGGACCGTTAACACGAACTTCTTCTTGAATGACTGCAAATTTAACGGTTGTCTTACCGATTCCCGGAGCTTCAATTAGGGCAATGTACATGCCGCTTGCGACAAATTTGTTACCCGCATTCTGAAGGTTCCATACCTCGACTGAAGTTTCGCCTGCTGTCGGCGTCGAACGACTATCTAACGGATTCGTATTGACTCGATTATTGTTAGAAGTTGCATTATGAACAAGGGTTCTAACTAAATCGCCAGAAACCGTAAAGATTTTGATCGTACATTGTCCGGGCAGATTGATAAATTTTAATCGCTTATCAAAAAGTTGCGGCTGATAAGAGGAACGCGCATAATATGGATTCGGTACGACCCGAACGTCCTTGAGTTCTTTTTTCAAAGATTTCTTGTCGGTCATCGTCGGAGCAGCCACAGTAGTAAATCTAAATACATCGTCAACGGCATTTGGCCGAACGTGGAAGAATCTGAATTGATCACTACCGGTTCCGGATGCCGACCATCCCGTATTATTTCTTCTAGCCCATGTTGCCATATACATAATTGGCATATTAGCTGTGCTTAGAGCATTGACCATCAATTGCGGATCGGACGTAGTTGCATAGGTCTTATCGGAAATGAATAACCATTCCCTTGGACCAGTACCCGCATAGTTATCACCGCTAGAAAAGAATGGCGGCCAGTATTTGCCATTGACCAAACCATTTGTCACATTGTTTTCCAAGAAACCAATGGCCAGACGGCGTGGATTATCAGGATCTTCTACATCCCAGGCTGAAAGCGGCACTGTCTTTACAAAATCTTGATAAGCGTACGTAGCCGTAGTATTTATCATGAACGGAACAAATGCAGGCTGCGCAGGAGCTAATTGAGCATTACGCAGATACCGATGGCCATAAGATAAATTTACATCATTAACATCAAGCGGATCACCATTAGCATCCGTTGAGGCTAATTTAATTAAAATGTTTTTCAGATCTACAGAAGGATAGCGATCGTTTTCATTTCCGAAGAAATGTACAGGACGATCCCAGCCGAGGGCTCCACTAAACGCTTCAAGCCCACCGGCATTGGCGCCACCGGCAAAAGTAAATTGACGCGTACCGGTTGGTATATCCCAGCCGACATGTTCGCCTCCAGGATTTAACCCAGGTGCCGGACCATATACGCCAATGAGCATTCCGTCGGCTATATTAAATTCTTCATCGCTATGATCGTTATCAGGAATTGCAATCCGCGTATCAAAATACCGTTCGTCGGCTGCAGTATTCGGATCATTAGTCCTGGTTTGGAAAGGCACTAACAAGTTGGTAGTAGTATCTCTTAATCTATAAGCCATCGTACCATCCGTGTATCCATCAACGGTGTGTAAGGTGAAGAATTCAACTTTATACACATGGCCAGTAATTTTAGATGGATCGACTACTTCAACTGTGACGTTCCCATCCCCAGTGCCAGCAGAGTGTTCGACTTCGCCAAGTGATGCAGCATAGGTTTTTCCAATTAGCGGTTTCATCGGTACGATTGAAACCACATTGGCTGCAGGCGATGTCTCCAACGATATTGGATATCCGCTCGGTTTGTCAACAGTACCGCCAAACGGCGAAGTAACCTGTTCTTTGGTATCAGCTATATAAGGCTGTGCGTCATATGCCGTGACGCTATAAAAATATACCTGTCCGTTTGTGAGCCCTTCGTCGCGATAAGAATAATGTAATCCTGTATTGTTACCCACAACAAGATTCTCAGTAATGAGCGTGCCACTTGGATCAATTGTAATATTGACCACTGTACCGAACTCGTCTACTTTATCATAATCCGCCAGCATAGCATAAGAGCCAGGAAGACCTGTTAAACTTCTGTAAACACGATAACCTTGAAAGTCATTAGTAATGTAATCAGCCGTAAAGCCACTGTCGATCTTGATACCCAGAATGTCACCGGCTTTATCGACGGAGTATTCTGAATTGTTCAACCAAGTAATGACCGCTTCACCATCCAATCCTACAACATTAATTTTCGGAATATCCGGCGGAGCAGGGGCGACAAGCCCAGCTTTAAAACCTTGCTGAATAGCATCGTCCAAAACAAACAATTGGGCTACAGCTGTTAACCTGTTATTTCCGCCAACGGACTCTTGACTGGTCCCCAGTACAGCTGCCCAAATTTCTTGTGATTCGCCGGCATCCAATTTAAAAGGTCCTACACAGTGTGCCATCCGCTGATCAGCGCCATCGGCCGCTTGCGCAACGTTCGGGTTGCTGCCTGCACCAGCAGCAGTCGGATCTCCGCGATAGGCATAATAATCGGATACCCCAACGCCTGTTTTAACCGAACCATCATTAAATTTTCCTTCTAATTGATTATAGCGCTGTTCGTCATTGGCCGGTTGAGAACCACTCTTATACGTATTAAACGCAGTTGCTCCCAACCATATTTTGCCGGCCGGTAATGGCGTAGGTACATAAATATTTTGAGCGCCATTGTAAACCAAAGTCGATGTGTTGCTTGCAAATTTTGACGCAAGAAGTGGTGACACATCGCTGATATTAACAACTGGACCTTGCAAAAAATCAAAGCCAGTTGCCGCAGGTCTGTCTGCATCAGTACCATTATAGCAGAATCCCAAACCTCTTGATGTATCCACACCAACAATATCATTTGATGCGTTGTCAGAATTTACATCCGGATCCATCCAGAGCCCAATATAGCCACCGGTATAATTTTCGTCTGTTTTATTAGTTAAAGTAAATTTCAAATAAACTGCATCATTCAAAGCACCTGACGCGTACACAAACGATTCCAATGTAATTTGGA
Protein-coding regions in this window:
- a CDS encoding CDP-alcohol phosphatidyltransferase family protein, which codes for MEKTKDKERVNDILLGPLERPALLWLSERMPAWVTPDVLTVIGIMATLIITGSYYLSNFEKNFLWLANFGFILNWFGDSLDGSVARFRHIERPKYGYFVDHAVDAFSSTAICIGLGISPYVGFTYGLLALIGYLLMSIYVYLSTNVTGVFKISYGKIGPTEIRVLYMSVNAVFYFVNNFSVTIGSFTIMFFDLIALVVAIALFFYFAFFTIKTISELAIIDPPGVKKS
- a CDS encoding CDP-alcohol phosphatidyltransferase family protein, with the translated sequence MSAEPITHAIILAYNATSDGTQFDARYGGETILNRALVAMSKSGIKSVSILCNSSDKNRIEKQIGSVRHRLTLDYSIFESNNGLSHIIADIAGKWNQRFLLFNADILVHPTFLNQTVHMQSDCGLVCYKDVRINNHKIHFTETFTEKFKVVFEHPEKLRRFDFTKLKSLEFTEPIMSHTVTDELNLNYASDGVFSTDVLIVSPASLKSAGQYSEWDELVKKLHSMKILQLLFVKDAWWLRVYPGISDHHIKNFFWKIAFKDVSGEFSKIVNSKFSKPLSFFFARMGVAPNTLSAAQMILYVLASLLLFINAHWAIIAFAIIWQFSAGVLDRCDGETARIRNYESEGGAKFDVLVDDLRFGIPFIVLTFECYIESGFNFIFPVTAFLCIGGFLAIAFKELANMRKAGYQSRQFLAADIFRMMGQETASTKLAQKIRPFFKGDIRTFYISIIALFGVKTLVFWVLGGNIIFMGVMGLASIIQIKKLVHFKLTHKG
- a CDS encoding CDP-alcohol phosphatidyltransferase family protein — its product is MNILNLANCITIGRIILMYVLVWMIYSHDVALRIAAFFMAIVIIILDALDGYVARKRNETSQFGGVLDITGDRIVENVFWIVFADLDIIPMWIPIFMMSRGFITDAMRSQALTKGKTAFGENTMMVTHLGKFLVSGRFMRAFYGVIKGITFPYLIFLTIFTEKVLHNADLGQLAWLTPHAALTGTALSIFTAVVSLVRGLPVLIEGRHLFTNNS
- a CDS encoding DUF3047 domain-containing protein, which gives rise to MSIVFVNILMAIIFALIPNYEPIPENDVILIEDFSKGTTGQFPQGWGWVEGLKVKKISEAAAGQVPYVIAEENGNKFLHADDTGQAITIVSEKKWNVKKYPCLSWRWRIREFPKGANEKLKGKGDSAAGLYITYYVSFFGIPKSIKYIWSNEVPLCDTFRREGTGKATMTVVESGMGKKDVWVTETINIYEHYKKVFGEYPPDEVVGIAIRTDADGTGSRAIADYDDIKVMKSCNGQCE
- a CDS encoding HAD-IB family hydrolase yields the protein MKIAFFDIDGTLTRSSTERKFIRFLFSTHSISVWTFAWSALLFFLTRLAVSSAQWKEFKRYLKNFPSERIEYLAAECFKKFIEKDFHDDILNDLQRRRNEGYTIVLLSGSIRPLVNAIANFFKITEVICCELENIHGKYNGKIIGLHPYGLNKKILAESFCDKHGTKLQDAAAYANDYSDHYLLDSVGEAIAVFPDPKLKFLALKKNWKIIE
- a CDS encoding PorV/PorQ family protein — its product is MKQRVIAITYLLLWTASVFAGEEKRGEAGFMFLHVPLGARETALGTTGLTNSSGASAIYWNPANVSSADRATFTFSYLNHFAGITSNYAAVSFPMGETGVFGLSFNYLSYGSIEKTSETNPNGGLGNYTPYDLALGFTYSKQITDRVSGGLTVKFLNSAIDQVSASAFAFDFGFTYNTGYRGLKLGFAATNIGPQSIYNGDGLVRNTTDPISGQQSFLKFGSEPFELPAAVNFGASMELYRNEQNSITGILEQNINSFQANRTNFGAEYGFQNMFFARVGYTSTLKRNRDYRTSKAATAGLTFGGGLDYKFNDDLGVTFDYGYMDVGQLDATHRFSVGIKF